The sequence CTTGATTATTAGCATTTAAGTGAGAGCTGTGCAATTATGAAAATCCACATTTTGAGAAATACTTACATGATTAAATAAGGCTGGCAAAAATAGGTAACAAAAGATGTTTATATTAAAAGGATTGTTTATATTAAATATGGAGGGCAACTAAAAGATAATGCAGTGAAACATCAGTTAATTCTAAGCAactctttctaaaaatatattttttcttttcttttttccataaaacattttgtagttaggaagcagaaataaatgatatCTTTCATTCTATCAGCAAGAACACAAGACTGGTAATGTGAGAGGAGGAGGCGTCATTCCTGCAGAAGCCCTATCCCAGGTGAAGAAGGACAGGGCTAGGGGCAAACAAAAGGAGGAAGCCAAGACTCTCTTGCTCTGCCCCAACTTGGCCAGTGGAGGCAGTGAGGAGCTAAAGatcattccttctttctttccttcactctCCACAGGCAGCTCTGCAGGGAAGTCTGTGACAACCTGGTCAGACTTAAGGCCCACGCTCTGGTCAGAGTCATGCCATCCCAGACTCTGCTGCCTGTCCTGGTTCTCTGTGTGTTGCTGCTTCAGGCCCAGGGAGGATACCGTGACAAGAAGAGGATGCAGAGTAGGTGATGGGCCACTGGATGGGTGAGGGGGAATTGGGTAGGGGGAATGGAGGGCCTGTGTCCAGTCTGAGTAGGACCTAGGAGTTGAAAACTCTCTGCATATCCAGCTGTGACCACAATGTTGTGTAAACTCTGGACTGTCCCAAATCATGGCCCTCCAGCCCCTTAGCTGGCCCTGGGTATAGTAATGGGAATGAAGAAGAAACCTACATATTTTGCTGTTCCTTCTCAATACTTAGAGATAAATGGCACATACCATAGTGAAAGGTACACCAGAGCTGAGAATCCAGTGGGAAAGAAGACAATTAGTTGATTTATGCATATTTGTGAGGAGTAAAGATTCAGAAGTGGTTATGACAGTAGGTGTAGGTGTAGAATGGATATAAGTGTAGGGAAATAGGACATAAGACAAGCAAAAGTTGGGGTACACAGACCCAAGTTAAGGTTATCATCAAACGGACAAGGAGAGTGGTGGTGGAAAGGAAACTAAAGAAGGGGCAGGAAGACTAGAGACAGTGACAGTGagcagaagagaaggagagaaaagaggcaaGTTGATCCTCATCTGTGAGTTCTACTACTCAGAGACTAGGAGAGGGTTTGAAAGACGTCTCATGCTTCTTTGAGCTCTCACGATCAGACTATAGATTCTATGGTGGTGACTTCACCAAGGCCATGGCTAGTAAGGGAGATGGAGTTCTGATTGCTGGTGTATGGAGAAGGTCCAGGAAGTCCAGGCATTGTGGTCTATTGGGGTAAGATGTACAGTGGAGAGACAGGATTTAAAATATGACCAATCACTAGGATTTGGTGATGGGCAGGAAGGTAGTTCTATGAAGAAGGAATCCAGGAGTGTCATGAGTGAGACCTGGGTTCAAGGGTCTTGGAGGAAGCTTTAGCTTGAGAAAAATGTTCTCTAGGAAGCTGCATTTATTTACCCCTCTATCCTCCTTTTCAGAAACACAGCTATCCCCAGAAATTAAAGTCTGCCAGGAACGGCCTAAACTATATCTATGCAAACGCTTCTGTGAATCTCACCGAGACTGTCAAGCAAATAACATATGCTGTTCTACCTACTGTGGGAATGTTTGCATGAGCACCCTGTGAGTGGGAGACTGGGCTGGGATGTGCATCCTGCTTCCCAACTCCTCTATCCAAGACTGTGCCCACTTCTGAAGCACAAGGACTTCAAGTCACCAGCATAAGAACATCAACAGGAATGCCGCCCTCCCTACTGTCTGAACTCCTTGTCCCTGTCAAATAAACCAGAACAAATGTTCAGGGATCCTGCCTCTTTCGCTGCCACTACAGGTGATCATTGAGAGCCCACTGTAGCCCCCACAGACGCCCCACTCGTCTTGTGTCCTGGTGTTCAATTTCTCTTCCTGGCTATGCTTCTCtaccctccctctccctctttggCCCATATATCCCTGCCAGCCCTCAGGAGGCCCAGCCCCTTGCTGTTTTTGCTCACTGAACCAGTACGAACTGCTCATGTGCAGCATCTCCTGATGCTAAGAACATTTCTCACTCTGGAGTCAGAAGGACCCTTAAGCATGAGATGGGTGGCAGTTAGAACCCGAGGTAAAGAGTGGGAGACCCCCAAGCACTGCTTTGGTCTCCTTAGCCTTGGTGCACCCCCATCCCATACTCCCCAATCTCTCTGTAATGTTCACATTACTGTCTATTTATCATTAGGATAATGAGTCCCAGAAGCCCAGCAAGCCCAAGGCCACAAGAGAGTGAGAGGATATGATGTGGCCAGAAGAGGGTGTTTCTTCTAGGCTGACTTTTTCCTCACTTCTCTCCATTACCTGAGACCAGAGGCATCCTAGTGAGAGTGAGTGCCTGCACCAACCCCAAAGCTCCTCCTATCCAGCACCCACCAATATGGCTACTCCTCTGATGGGACCCATTTTAGGCCTCAGGATCTGACACTCCAGTACCTTCCATTAACTGAAGAGTCCCTATCTTTCCCAAGCCCTCTTCCTTCGGGGCcagttcattctcttttctttagaTCAAGAGGAACACTAAGGGATGTGGAACAGGTGGTTCATGCTGCTGTTGCTAAGGAGTAATTGGCACAGAGTGGCTATGGGTCTTCCCTGTCATCCTGCTGTGAGTTAGTGGAAATTAATCAGTGTGGTACAGAATCTCCTACTCTGTGTAATTGCAACTCCTCTGAAATGATCCTGGGGTTAGATCCAGGGTTGGGTCACATGTAGCTAACTGGGACATGAAGCCAAACGTGAAGAGGTTTCAGGAGGACAAGCCATGCCCAGAGGCAGGTGTGCAGTGTTATGCTCCAGTCTAGTGCTTCTTGCTGGGCCATTCAATGAAATAGACATCAGAGAAGAAAACTTCCCGCATCAGACCAGAGGCTGTGAGCCACCTCTGAGGCATCACCAGGCTTTGGGTATCTCAGGTTTGTTTTCACCTTTCTCAAGAGCTTCCCTTGGACAAGGGTGTCTTAGGAAAGAGATCATCATCAACCACCAACAGACATCAAATGTAGTCGGTGGGCTGTAAGAGCATGATCTCCAAGAGACCTTATTTGGTATTTCCTTGGATAGCCTCCCTTACCAAGCATCCTCTCAAGCCATCTCCAAACACGCCTCCTAGACACTACAGGCATGTCTGCTTTTATTGAGCCTTGCTCTATTGCACTTCACAGCTATAGTGTTTcatacaaattgaaggtttgtggcaattcTGCATCGAACAAGTCGTCTGGCACcgtttttccaacagcatgtgcttacttcatgtctctgtgtcacattttggtaattctcaaaatatttcaaacttgctgggtgcagtgactcacgcctgcaatcccagcactttgggaggccaaggcaggtgaatcacctgagatcaggagttcgagaccagcctgatcaacatggtgaaattccgtctttaataaaaatacaaaattagctgagtgtggtggcgcatgcctgtaatcccagttacttgggaggctgaggcaagagaattgcttgaacctgggaggtgaaggttgtagtgagctgagatctcgccattgcactgcagcctgggcaacaagagcgaaactccatctcaaaaaaaaaaaatttcaaacttgTTTTATTATCATATCTGTTGTGATGATCTGTCATCCATAATCTTGGttattactattgtaattgttttggggcactaTGAACTGCGCCCCtaaaaaacaatgaatttaaTGGATAAATGTTTGTATTCTGACTGCTCCAACAACTGGgcatttctccatctctctccctctccttaggcctctctatttcctgagacaaaataatattaaaattaggccaattaataactcCACAATggtctctaagtgttcaagtgataGGAAGGGTTctatgtctctcactttaaatgaaaagctggaaatgattacagttagtgaggaaggcatgtcagcAGCCAAGATATGCCagaagctaggcctcttgtgccagttAGCCAAGatatgaatgcaaaggaaaagttgttgaaggaaattaaaaacaataatttccaGTGAACACATGgatgataaaaaagcaaaacaaccttattgctgatatggagaaaattttaGTGCTCTGGGCAGAAGATCAAACTAGCCACCACATTCCCCTAAGCCAGAAACCTAACCAAAGAAAGGCCCTAGCTCTCTCTCTCCAATATCAGAAGGCGAAAgaggtgagaaagctgcagaagaaaagttggaagttAGCAGAGATTATTTCATGAGGTTTAAAGAAGCCATCTACATAATataaaagtgcaaagtgaagcagcaagtgctaatgTAGAAGTTGCAGCAAGTTACCCAGAAGATCTTGCAAAGTGATGAAGATGTCTACACTAAATAACAGATGTTCAGTGTGGAAAAAGCAGCCTTCTGTAGGAAGATGTCATCTAAGACTTGCATAACTAGAGAGcaaaagtcaatgcctggcttcgaAGCTTGAAAGgataggctgactctcttgttaggggctgatgcagctggtgactttgaGTTAAAGGTAATGATGATCATTTACCAATCTGAAAATCCCAGGTCCCTTCAGAATTctgctaaatctactctgtctgTGCTCTATAAAGGAGACACCATCTTGATGATAGCACATCTATTTACAACATGGTTCACTGAATATTTTGAGTCTACTTTTGACACCTAGACACCTACTgctcaattacaaaaaaaaagatttgtttcaaaatactactgctcattgacaacatgcctggtcacccaagagctccaatggagatgtacaaggagactaatattgttttcatgcctgctaacacaatataCATTCTGCAGCCCATAGATCAAGAAGCAATTTTGACTTTCAAGCCTTATtgtttaagaaacacattttataaggctatagatgacatagatagtgattcttctgatggatctgggcaaaataaattgaaaactttctgaaaaTGATTCACCATgatagatgccattaagaacattcatgatcgACAGCAAGAGGTGAAAATATCAACactaacaggagtttggaagaaactGATTCCAACTCTCATGGCTGATTTTGAGAGTTTCAAGACTTCATGGAGGAGGTCACTGCAGATGtgatagaaatagcaagagaactagagtTAGAAGTTGAGCCTGAAAATGTGATTGAATGGCtgtaatctcatgataaaacttggaTGGATGAagggttactttttttttttaagagataggatctcactcagttgctcaggctggagtacagtggcatgatcagagctcactgcagtcttgaactcttcaGCTCGAGCTacgctcccacctcagcttccctggcagctagaactacaggcatgcactactgcccttggcttttttttcttttttttcttttttttcttttttttttttttgtaaagacaaggtctccctaagttccccaggctggtctcaagttcctggcctcaagtgatcctcctacctgggcctcccgatgtgctgagattataggcatgagccatggcacccagacAAGGAGTTGCTTCTAATGGATGAGCAATGAAAGTGGCTTCTTGAATTAGAAACTTCTCCTGGTAAGGATGCTGAAAACATttttgctacttgggaggctggggcaggaggatcacttgaacccaggagtttgaggctacagtgagctatgatccttaccactgcactctagcctgggtggtagggcaacaccctgtctcttaaaaaaaaaatagcaactcctcatccatgaAAGTTGTATCATTatactgttgaaatgacaacaatggatttaaaatattatataaacttatGATAAAGCAGTAGCGGGATTTGAgaagattgactccaattttgaaagaaattcttcCATGGAAAGAAATTCAAACAACATCACATGCTACACAGAAGTCTTTCATGAAAGAAATAGTCAACTGATGCAGCaaactttattgttgtcttattttaagaaatttccatAGTCACTTTAGTAACCACCACCCTGGTTAGTCAGTAGCcgtcaacattgaggcaagactcTCTACCAGCAAAacaattatgactcactgaaggtcAGATGATCACTAGCATTTTTAGcagtaaaatacttttaattatatacattgtttttaacatataatgctattgcacacttaatagattatggtatagtgtaaacataactt comes from Macaca mulatta isolate MMU2019108-1 chromosome 10, T2T-MMU8v2.0, whole genome shotgun sequence and encodes:
- the WFDC10A gene encoding WAP four-disulfide core domain protein 10A precursor, whose protein sequence is MPSQTLLPVLVLCVLLLQAQGGYRDKKRMQKTQLSPEIKVCQERPKLYLCKRFCESHRDCQANNICCSTYCGNVCMSTL